In one Nitrospirota bacterium genomic region, the following are encoded:
- the cooS gene encoding anaerobic carbon-monoxide dehydrogenase catalytic subunit, whose protein sequence is MEKVSMHESIESLHEKVQKDGMSSVAERFDAQEKTRCSYCTKGISCQLCSHGPCRITKFADRGVCGIDANGMVMRNLVHLNLFGTAAYAYHAKETIKTLRAAAEGKTPFKIKNEPRLREFAGTLGLDSGGSLSEVANRVSDFLIEDFHRDSSEESRLVEILAPESRKKLWRELGIFPGGPLHEVLDTETRCMTNIDSDYVSLAKMALRMGISMAYCAQFVLEVCQDIMFGTPSPHETSVDVGIIDKDYVNILPNGHEMFVGAAIIELAHRPEVQQMARDAGAKGIRVVGSIETGQELIQRYPTDDVFVGLTGNWLNQEYVLATGAVDLFAVDMNCSVPTLGIFADKYNATVASVSKLVRIPGVNLNYEYKPEDVEGLAMDLIKVAVENFKNRKGKETFIPANKQKAIVGFSTEAILGALGGTLEPLLDVIKKGAIKGVTALVSCSTLTNGPQDSLTVAVAKELIKRDILVLSAGCGNAALQVGGLQTIEAQELAGEGLKSVCRTLGIPPVLSFGTCTDTGRIAVLVTAIADALGVDPSQLPVAVTAPEYMEQKATIDAIFAVAFGLYTHVSPVPPVTGAPDVVKLLTEDIEGITGGKIAVGDDPVGIADGIEAHIVKKRKALGI, encoded by the coding sequence ATGGAAAAGGTAAGTATGCATGAGAGCATCGAGAGTCTTCATGAAAAGGTGCAAAAGGATGGGATGTCAAGTGTTGCGGAGAGATTTGATGCACAGGAAAAGACACGGTGTTCGTACTGTACAAAGGGGATAAGCTGTCAGCTCTGCTCACACGGGCCGTGCAGGATAACAAAATTTGCCGACAGGGGTGTCTGCGGGATTGATGCAAACGGGATGGTCATGAGGAATCTTGTGCACCTGAACCTCTTTGGTACAGCGGCATACGCCTATCACGCCAAGGAGACCATAAAGACGCTCAGGGCTGCGGCTGAGGGCAAGACACCGTTTAAGATAAAGAATGAGCCCAGGCTGAGAGAGTTCGCAGGGACCCTCGGTCTTGACAGTGGCGGCAGTCTCTCTGAGGTTGCCAACAGGGTCTCGGATTTCCTGATTGAGGACTTTCACAGGGACTCTTCAGAGGAATCAAGGCTTGTTGAGATCCTTGCGCCTGAATCCAGGAAAAAGCTCTGGAGGGAACTCGGCATATTCCCGGGCGGGCCGCTTCATGAGGTGCTTGATACAGAGACGCGGTGTATGACCAACATTGACTCCGACTATGTCTCACTTGCAAAGATGGCCCTGCGCATGGGCATATCCATGGCATATTGTGCCCAGTTTGTCCTTGAGGTGTGTCAGGATATCATGTTCGGCACCCCGTCTCCGCATGAGACCAGTGTGGACGTTGGTATTATTGACAAGGATTATGTAAACATCCTCCCCAACGGTCACGAGATGTTTGTGGGAGCTGCAATTATCGAGCTTGCCCACAGGCCCGAGGTGCAGCAGATGGCAAGGGATGCTGGTGCAAAGGGGATCAGGGTTGTGGGCTCTATTGAGACCGGGCAGGAACTGATCCAGAGATATCCCACAGACGATGTTTTTGTCGGCCTGACAGGGAACTGGCTTAACCAGGAGTATGTGCTTGCAACAGGAGCGGTTGATCTCTTTGCAGTTGACATGAACTGTTCTGTGCCTACCCTCGGCATATTTGCGGATAAATACAATGCCACTGTGGCGTCGGTTTCAAAACTCGTCCGCATTCCGGGGGTCAATCTCAACTATGAGTACAAGCCCGAAGATGTGGAAGGCCTGGCAATGGACCTCATAAAGGTTGCCGTAGAGAATTTTAAGAACAGAAAGGGCAAGGAGACGTTCATTCCTGCGAATAAGCAGAAGGCGATTGTCGGCTTTTCAACAGAGGCGATACTGGGTGCCCTCGGCGGAACCCTGGAGCCGCTGCTTGATGTGATAAAGAAAGGTGCCATAAAGGGAGTGACAGCCCTTGTGAGCTGCTCGACCCTGACAAACGGACCCCAGGACTCATTGACAGTGGCAGTGGCAAAGGAGCTGATAAAGAGGGACATCCTTGTGCTGAGTGCAGGCTGCGGCAATGCAGCGCTTCAGGTTGGTGGTCTGCAGACTATTGAGGCTCAGGAGCTTGCCGGTGAAGGGCTCAAGTCAGTATGCAGGACACTGGGCATACCCCCTGTGTTGAGCTTTGGCACATGCACGGATACGGGCAGGATTGCAGTCCTTGTGACCGCTATTGCCGATGCCCTTGGCGTTGATCCCTCACAGCTTCCTGTGGCTGTTACAGCGCCTGAATACATGGAGCAGAAGGCGACCATTGATGCCATTTTTGCAGTGGCCTTTGGCCTCTACACCCATGTATCCCCTGTGCCGCCTGTTACCGGTGCGCCGGACGTGGTAAAACTGCTTACAGAGGATATCGAGGGGATAACAGGTGGAAAGATTGCCGTGGGTGACGACCCGGTAGGGATTGCAGACGGGATTGAGGCCCATATTGTTAAGAAGAGAAAGGCTTTGGGGATATAA
- a CDS encoding peptide chain release factor-like protein encodes MEGVRAEKVKELRERMAALGIREEEIIEKFVRSGGHGGQKVNKTSTCVYLKHIPTGIEVKCQESRSQPLNRFLARRYLTEKIERKLLGTESPAEKARQKIRKQKLRRKRKARVKGQEAGH; translated from the coding sequence ATGGAAGGGGTTAGAGCGGAGAAGGTGAAGGAGCTCAGGGAGAGGATGGCGGCCCTGGGTATCCGGGAAGAGGAGATAATTGAAAAGTTTGTCCGCTCAGGGGGGCATGGCGGACAGAAGGTGAACAAGACCTCTACATGCGTATATCTGAAGCACATTCCTACAGGCATAGAGGTCAAGTGTCAGGAGAGCCGCTCCCAGCCGCTCAACCGCTTCCTTGCAAGGAGGTATCTGACGGAAAAGATCGAGCGAAAATTGCTCGGAACCGAAAGCCCTGCTGAAAAGGCAAGGCAGAAGATAAGGAAACAGAAGCTCAGGAGAAAGAGGAAGGCAAGGGTCAAGGGGCAGGAGGCAGGACACTGA
- a CDS encoding M48 family metalloprotease — protein MSHVVSRITVLILVLSLFVSCSVNPVTGRRELMFVSESQEVKIGREAAPSLNWAYGGEFHDKALNRYLGGIVRRIWQVSERPGLPFRFVVQNTSVPNAFALPGYVAITRGLLAALDNEAQFAAVMGHEVGHVMARHTAKRITLGTLQQLGLVAGSVALAGKEGSDLLLGLGVVGSSLLLLKYNREQELQADRLGVKYMAALGYDPYEAIKAHDRLKVAVEDYLKRQGRKQQDDTFLSAILSTHPREEVRKEEMLEMIRQLPPYHIKGDGRYQKRFQAAIRGLRKINRIYFVYDRAVLLYNEDKLAEAEKKLKKAISMNPEQAPFYNLYGMIRLKETRYSEAKKYFKEALLRDEGYQPAFYGLGMADLQMKRYRAAVKQFKKSLKLFPGHPGSHFGMGKSYFYLNRYAEAIPHLRNFASQSPKDPEVHGLLGICYEETGDIRSAIREYRLQVKVAPDTRLGRIARERLYVLSPPVYRTP, from the coding sequence ATGTCTCATGTGGTCAGTAGAATCACGGTCCTTATCCTTGTCCTCTCACTTTTTGTATCCTGTTCAGTGAATCCGGTTACCGGCAGGCGGGAGTTGATGTTTGTGTCCGAGTCCCAGGAGGTGAAGATAGGGCGTGAGGCTGCGCCGTCGCTGAACTGGGCGTACGGGGGCGAGTTTCACGATAAGGCGCTTAACCGGTATCTTGGAGGGATTGTGAGGCGGATATGGCAGGTCTCCGAGAGGCCGGGTCTTCCGTTCAGGTTTGTTGTCCAGAACACCTCTGTCCCGAATGCTTTTGCCCTTCCCGGTTATGTGGCGATTACAAGGGGATTGCTTGCAGCTCTTGATAACGAGGCGCAGTTTGCGGCTGTAATGGGGCATGAGGTGGGGCATGTGATGGCAAGGCATACTGCAAAGAGGATTACCCTTGGCACCCTGCAGCAACTGGGGCTCGTTGCGGGAAGTGTGGCCCTGGCTGGAAAAGAGGGCTCTGACCTGCTGCTCGGACTTGGTGTGGTCGGAAGCAGCCTCCTGCTGCTTAAGTATAACAGGGAGCAGGAACTTCAGGCAGATCGTCTGGGTGTAAAATATATGGCTGCCCTTGGATATGACCCGTATGAGGCGATAAAGGCCCATGACAGGCTGAAGGTGGCAGTGGAAGATTATCTTAAGAGGCAGGGCAGGAAGCAGCAGGACGACACCTTCCTCAGTGCTATCCTGTCCACCCACCCAAGGGAAGAGGTCAGGAAGGAGGAGATGCTTGAGATGATAAGGCAACTCCCTCCTTATCACATTAAGGGCGATGGCCGCTATCAGAAGAGGTTTCAGGCTGCCATCAGGGGGCTTCGCAAAATAAACCGTATCTATTTTGTATATGACAGGGCTGTGCTGCTTTACAATGAGGATAAGCTTGCGGAGGCGGAAAAAAAGCTCAAAAAAGCCATCTCCATGAACCCGGAACAGGCCCCTTTTTACAACCTCTACGGGATGATACGGCTCAAGGAAACACGGTATTCCGAGGCCAAAAAATATTTTAAGGAGGCGCTCCTGAGAGATGAGGGATATCAGCCGGCATTTTACGGTCTTGGGATGGCGGATCTGCAGATGAAGAGGTACAGGGCTGCTGTCAAGCAGTTCAAAAAGAGCCTTAAACTCTTCCCCGGACATCCAGGCTCTCATTTTGGCATGGGCAAGAGTTATTTTTATCTGAATAGGTATGCAGAGGCCATTCCGCATCTCAGGAATTTTGCCTCTCAGTCTCCAAAAGACCCTGAGGTACATGGTCTCCTGGGTATCTGCTATGAGGAGACAGGTGATATCAGGTCTGCAATAAGGGAGTACAGGCTTCAGGTGAAGGTGGCGCCTGATACCAGGCTTGGCCGGATTGCAAGGGAGCGCCTCTATGTATTGAGCCCCCCTGTGTACAGGACTCCCTGA